The window atgtttATCCAATCACGTCTCATACCCATGGGGTCGAGTGACTGAGTCTGAGTGTCACCACAAGTGCATGAAGTGCACACACATTGCACATCCTTTGGTGTTTATCAGCTGAACCTCTTCGAGCAAATTAAACTTGTGTCTTcttagaaatgtgttttttttaaggctAGGACCAGGTTCAGGAACCACTACGTGTCTGTGTGATATCTCTGTGAGTgggacataaacacacatgatAAAGTAAACTGCAAGATTGTGTGTTATCTGTCAAGTTTGGTTTTGGGCCCATAAATTGCAAATGACGCAGGCCGACAGTCACCAGAAATGCCTCATCAGTGAGTAAGTTGTCAAACTTTAAGTCATCATGTTCTTGACAGTTCTTGGTGCTGTACGTGCAAAAACCCCAGCGTGAACATGAGCCAGGACAGAGCCAAAGGCACTAACTCAATTGATCTGAACTACAGGTATGTAGTGCTTTTAAAAGACAGTTATAAGATATTTTACTATATTATAGTTTGAGATATTAAAACATGCCACATGTGAGAAAGCAAGCTGTTAACAGGTGCAATGAATAGATTAATTATTCTAATAAATGCGGTCTTGCAATTCCACTGCATCAACATATGGACATATAACCATCCTTGATGGTTGGGTGGATCTTTGTTAATAGGCTCATTTTAATGGACTAAATATTATTTCTGGAGTCATGCCCCTGTGTAGCACCTGCATTTGAGTACAGTTCATTCCTGTCCATGTTTTTCTGCTGTGCCCATTGCAATAGGTtctgtgtttgatgtttttgtgcATCAGTGTCTTACCCtcttctgcctccctctcttgtctctgcagcatctgttGCTCTGGCGGCAAAGCctgctgtagcagctgcatgTAGAATTCATTCTCCTTTTGCACTTCTTTTTGTTTCCTCAGTCGCATTTTGTAGCTGACGTAGCTCTTAAAGCCGAAGCCCAAAGTTACCACCGGATAGCCGATACTGGGAGATGAAGAGAGGCACTCTCAAACAAggactttatatttatatttaccatTTAACACGGTTAAATATGATAAAACCAAAGTAATAAGTGACAATAATTTGTTTACCAATGAGCAGCAAAGGGTCGACATAGGTCTACATGAAAGTTCTTCAGATCTTTAAACCGTATGGCAGCTTCGATGTACACAAACAGGATCCACAGTGACAGAGTTGGCAGACAAACCCCTCTATCTGTAAGAGGGAAGGAAGAAAGCAAAATGACACTGTCTGGTTTAACACTTACCAAAGTTGGCAGCTGTTAATGTCCTGTGCAAAATGTGTCTGAAGTGAAAGTAAATGTATGActggcaaaaataaaaaaaagaaagaaaaaaagaatccaCAGGAATCCTGGACTAACCTGTGTGCCACACATACTGAACCCATACATAGGTGCTGGCAGCAAAAAACAGCCACTGGACAGGGATAAAAAGGAGGCAGATGATGTCTGATGTAAACGCCACACATACGAAGAACACAGAGAATGCCTGAGGGATAGGAAAAAAAGAGTCACGCCGTTAAATACTGCTAATTACTGTGCATACATATCTAGAatggtgtgagtgtgtagtaATTGgacctctgcaaacacaaatatgTCCAACTCAATATAAACCTCCAACTTGTGAGGTctacatgagtgtgtgtgtgtgtgtgtgtgtgtgtgtgtgtgtgtgtgtgtgtgtgtgtgtgtgtgtgtgtttgtgtgtgtgaggggaggtTATCGGGGGAGGTCAGCATCAGAAACACAAGCTCTTACCAGCCCCTGATATCTGAAGGAGTCGTAGACACTTCGAATGAAAAGCCAGAATGGCCACAGGTACTCAAATCTGAACTCCAAAACAAAGTCAGCCAGGAGAACTAACacccagaccaccaggaacttcAGGTACAGGAACGTACTGCGAGAGAGGacaagacaaagagaaaaaggcTGAACAGAGAAACATGGGAAGgggctttaaaaaaaaggcaggCGACGGGGCAGATCTGAATGATAAAATAaccaaacaaacatcacatttatgCTACAGCACTGTGattatatttacatttgcaaGATGACTTAAAAATTACATTATCAAGTTCATATAAGGCTTTAAGGCAAACAAATGATATTTCAAGAGTGTGATTTATTACTAAAGTAACTTGTGAATCTAGCAATACATCTGATGAAATAGAAATAGGAGACAAAGGAGCTCATATGAGTTCAGACACAGGGGGCTTGTGAGTATGTATAGAGGAGCATGTCTGGGCACGTTACTCTAAGCACAGCTGGTCCTTTTTTATGGTATGACACCAATCAAagggaaacaaaacacactgtatGCTAGCATTAAACCTGCTCAGATAATATATGCGTTTATACGGTCCAGTCAGAATTAACCATTCACAATAAGGTGGGCTATTGTTTCTGTAGCGCGTTTTAATTTAGACCTCTGACAGACAAAGCGCAGGTGAGAGCCCCGCCGCCGGCGTCACCCCAGCCTTCAAAACGAGCGCCCCTGACATTGCTGCTGTCATCTCCAGCGCCAACACGATTTTCCTCACAACTtcatgttatttattttatgccaaaaaaaaataattccaCGGGGCGAAGTGCCCAACGCGTCACAATGCGTCTCTTTGCTAAACATAAGCTTGCTAAGTTTAACTTCCTTGCCACGGACATCCGATGTATGAAATGCCACACACCTAACGTTAGGCCTATCATTTTGAGAATATGCGGTTATTTTCATTTAGCTGCTGTTAAAACGTTAGCCAAAAACCAAAGCGTGCTTAGATACGAATGTAGCAGAAGCTGGCAACCCCGTCTTGACATATGCAGAGAGGCGCCATTGTTATACAATAACGTCCCTCCAGCCCCTTTTTGTACCTGCTATATATACCCTCGGTGATTCGGTTCCGTTTTAACGGCCGTCGGAGTTTGCTGCAGTCCGCATTGCGCCGCTTCATCCTCCCCCTGTTGATTCACCTGTGATATCGGTCTGGTAACTGTAAGTGGAAATGTCATTCGCTCATCCTAATGTTCACACTTCTTCAATTATCCaccattgttgttgttttatgcacatgaaacaaagaaataaataaaaacagtccgCGGAAGGCCCTCCCCTTTTCACGACACACTGCGTCCCCTCGCTAACGTCTGACGTCACGCCGTCGCCACGCAGACGCATCAAACATGGCTGCTCCCTACAAGCCTGGACGTTTTTAACAATTTTAGATAATTTACCCAAATACCTAAACGGTGAGTGTAAAAATAACGGGTTACAGTGAGGCAATTTTTTATCGTATGTACAGATGTTCTTATTTTAATGTCACTGATACTACTAATAAGCTACTATCATTTCGTAAAACTTACCCATGCTTTCTCCACCACGTTTGTTTTGAGATCCTTGGACAAGCGTTTAACAACCTTTTCTCATTCTACCCAAGTGAATTTTATCTCAGGTCTATTCAGTTGCAGTATGGCACGAacgcttttttaattttaataacgCTATACCTAGTGTGATACAAATATCATATTCAGATCACTGATTTTACCGTGGAGATCTCTTCATGCTCTTTACGTGCTGAAAGTTTGTTCTTACTCTGCACAAATTTAATGCCTGAGCTGTATATATGTGAAGTTGGTAATATGCAAACATGTCCCGTGTttcattttgcacatttttcttAGTTTAGGTAGTTAGTCAGCTGTTTTTCCTGTGGCTGCTCCAGCAATGTAatctccccactgtgggatcaataaagaaATAGATTTTGGGAGCATCTTTGAATAATACTGTGCAGCGAGGCCCATTTCTAAATAATGAATGTTTGTATAGGTTTCAAATGGCAGTGTCATTTTTTTCAAGACAGATGGAGCATATGGTGCTATTGGATCAGaaaaaggaggtggaggaggaagagcgagaagaaaaagaagataaTGAAGGCAGTAAGGTAGAAGAGGACAAAGCTGAGAAATCTGAAGATCATGATGACAGTAAGGTAAAAGAGGACAACGTTGAGAAATATGGCCATGATGGTGGCGGTGAAGAAGATGACAGAgctaaagaagaaaaagaagaagaagatgatgatgatgatgatgatgatgatgatagaagTAATCACAGCCAGGAGAGCAATGAAGAAGAccaagatgaaaacacacaggttgTAGACAAACCTGAGAAAACTATTAACTTACCTGTTTCGCCTAAAGAGAACAAGGAGAGTGATGTTCTCAACCTTAACAATGAGGTAGTAAAAATGAGAAAGGAAGTGAAGAGGGTGAGGGCTTTGATCATAAGGAAGCTGACACGCAAGATTGGTGccttgaagaagaagaaagggaaaGACAGGGAAGTTGAAAGAAATCAAAAGAGAGCTGATCGACTACTGGAGGAGATTCATGCTATGAAGAATGCTGCACCTGACCTGGTAGGGTTTATAATGACTTGTTTATTtgattctttattttattttattttttatttttagagcaaatgtaattcatttaaaaaacagTTAACATTGTGGCTACATGTTCACCAAATAATTTGGTAATGTCATTGGCAGGTGACCAAGATGGCGTTGCAGAAACGCCTTATTTTTGAACAGGTGTGTAAAAACCCAAAATCCACCATTACGGAGCGGGCCATAGCACGCATCGCCAGCCATCCTCAGTTCGACAAGAAGATCTTGGCCATCAAAACTGCAGTCAGAGCCTTTAAACAGGAGCGGATGAATCCGAAAGTGGAAAAGAAAGTGAAAGGCCAGATTGTAAAGGTGAACCCACAGTCACTAGCcagagggggagagagtgacaaagaggaggaagaaagcacAGAAGAGCAATGGGAAAAGACATTCAAAAAGAACGAAGATGGTGTGCTTAAGAGCGCTGAAGGGGCAACTGTTGCTAAACCTGAAACACAACCAATGAAAGCTgctgcaaagaaagaaactgCTGATGTTCCAAAGAAAGAAACGCCATCTTCTGGAAGTGTAAAAAAAATTCCAGCTAAAAGCAGTACAGTAAAGAAGCTTGTAAAAGAAAAACCTTCCAGTAAACAGAGTGAAAAAAAGCCTTCAGCGCCCCAGAGAACAAAAAATGAGGAAGACAGTGATTCTGAGATGTCGGATGATGAAGAGAAAGAATACTTTgacgacagcacagaggaaCGTTTTCACAAACAGTCCTCCCAGTCAGAggagagtgatgatgatgatggctttTTTGTAGGAAAAGTGAGAAAATTcaaaaagaacaagaagaatACGGAGCAGGAAAGTGGATTAGGGGAAAAGAAGCAGCATGAGGTGAAAAACGATTCGGCTAATAAGGTTCAGACCGAGCTTGATGATTTGGAGGCCAGGCTTAAATCTAAAGTCTCGATGCagtctgttttttgttccaCTCTGTCTAGCCCTGTGCAAAATAAGGGAAGAGGtgcaggcagagggagaggttgGGGTAAGTTTAGGGGCCAAGCAACAATGAAGGGTGGTCCAAATAGAGATTTTAGTAGGGAATCTAAGTTCCCAAAGCAAGAAAGGGGAACCGAAAGAAATTCAGGCTTCAAGTATAGTAAGCCTGAAGGTAGTCGATCTGAGCCCGAAAGGGGCTTTGACTCTTTTGGCAGAGGCAGAGGTCGAGGCAGAGGCGATGCTGTCAGTCACAAGGATCACGGGGGTCGAGGTGGATTTACCCAACAGGCACCAAAGCAGGCGTTGCACCCGTCGTGGGAGGCCAGTAAGAAAAGGAGGGAGCAGCAAGGACAGATCCAGGCTTTCCAGGGCAAGAAGATCaagtttgatgatgatgattaaaccTAGTTTTTGTCTGCTTGTAAATGTACTACATGGTTGAGTAAATTATGTGCTAGCACATTAGTAAAATGCTCCTGTTGGCTGGTCAAcagcaaacattttttttcataaaacaaTAGAAATTTGTTTTGCGTTTTCACTGATTTGTCTCTAAGCTGTGAAATGCATCCTTCAGGATTCTCGTGTGTGATATTAATAGTCGGGACACAATTTGTTATTGTTTGACTAACAAATTAgatattttaaatacatattataaatatatataaataaatgttttgtcaaACAAATTTACCAGTTCAccataacattttttttatgacTGCTACAGTTAAATTGAAAtatgtacatttactgtatacatTCTGATTGCATTGTTCACATGACACATATTCAAACCATTATGGTGGttcttctgtgtctttgtttgtatTTCATCATATTAACATTTTAGGATAATGTAATACTATTGTTGTCGTTACGTTTAGTACTAAAAtgagaaatgcaaaacaaagtAATATTACTGACAAAAATAATCGACTCTTATTATTTTGCTCCACCGCCATTGGACAGCTGCGTCTGCGTCACATGGTGTGACGACCAATTGGAGTTtacatgcaaatgttttttaGATCCCGGGAAGTCTTGAGTTTCGCTCGTGGACTGTTGTTTTTTCCGCGCGTCTCTCCTCACCATATCCGTGTCGACGTAAATGAGTGATCGTTTAAATCACATTGTGACTTTTAGATAGAGCTTTACGTCACACATGACAATAATGAGGTTCTGTCATATGTTGTTGATGACGCACACATTATGAATTGTAGCAACACACTCATGATGAAAAACGTGTTTTTTTAGTCCCAGTGGAGTCTTTATAAAACAACGCGCGACTCTCCATGAGTAACTCGAAAGGCAACTTTAATCAGATGCGTCAGGTACTTGATGTTTACGCATTCTCATAACGGAAGCGTTGCgtttgttttcaaaataaagctttgGGATTTACTTTAAAAGACAAAGTTAAGGTGGATCACACATTGCTTCATCTTGTCACATTAAAAAAGGTGCACTATTTATGTGTAAAATCAATGTTTGATTCAGTCGTCATATTTGATTAAACGATTATAAcatatcaaataaaataaaacacaaacacacttcaattttatttatatagcgccaaatcttaaacttaaaacttaaaaacaatCTCTGATGGTGACCAATAAAACGacc is drawn from Betta splendens chromosome 11, fBetSpl5.4, whole genome shotgun sequence and contains these coding sequences:
- the srfbp1 gene encoding serum response factor-binding protein 1; amino-acid sequence: MEHMVLLDQKKEVEEEEREEKEDNEGSKVEEDKAEKSEDHDDSKVKEDNVEKYGHDGGGEEDDRAKEEKEEEDDDDDDDDDDRSNHSQESNEEDQDENTQVVDKPEKTINLPVSPKENKESDVLNLNNEVVKMRKEVKRVRALIIRKLTRKIGALKKKKGKDREVERNQKRADRLLEEIHAMKNAAPDLVTKMALQKRLIFEQVCKNPKSTITERAIARIASHPQFDKKILAIKTAVRAFKQERMNPKVEKKVKGQIVKVNPQSLARGGESDKEEEESTEEQWEKTFKKNEDGVLKSAEGATVAKPETQPMKAAAKKETADVPKKETPSSGSVKKIPAKSSTVKKLVKEKPSSKQSEKKPSAPQRTKNEEDSDSEMSDDEEKEYFDDSTEERFHKQSSQSEESDDDDGFFVGKVRKFKKNKKNTEQESGLGEKKQHEVKNDSANKVQTELDDLEARLKSKVSMQSVFCSTLSSPVQNKGRGAGRGRGWGKFRGQATMKGGPNRDFSRESKFPKQERGTERNSGFKYSKPEGSRSEPERGFDSFGRGRGRGRGDAVSHKDHGGRGGFTQQAPKQALHPSWEASKKRREQQGQIQAFQGKKIKFDDDD